The Barnesiella intestinihominis YIT 11860 genome includes a window with the following:
- a CDS encoding RagB/SusD family nutrient uptake outer membrane protein → MKTNRYIVIALLLSIFVSSCEDGFLKQDPQTSLSSEQVFEKPENVQAFVYGLYYQWRATRVNRKGFYTILGTDEAQQGEYQVRTNAMQAAFDKYDGYYDSENTSIAEAWNIRWPVAVQASEGLWHIDRLLKSASADEAEQYKVFLGQISFYRACILFELTQYWGKLPLPNIVDGQNQLGPRKELQEVYKMITDDLKVSLTYLSEKRAADGRIPTIWAAKMLLAKVYMSAPVESGYRDFGEAQILLEDLKSRGGFVLENNYADLFDANKVMGNLPSQASTEEIFTFYFNNVWPDSNEAQWYAGTRACSGDPNCMYGGYDFVLPTDYCVNIYEPGDLRKDASIRSDFIYKGKQPVPSAGFGEDQLKPHFKKFEDVRIDGTKSFYYTGGNMYYFRYADALLMLAECMNETGNTSGAVTLVNTTVRSRAFGGTVPAQYVWDTGMSAEEFRTKILDERMRELACEGWRRMDLVRTGHFEEYVKVRNRWQALAPTIGTQHRLFPVPMVEIKQNPHLQGDQNPGLN, encoded by the coding sequence ATGAAAACTAATAGATATATCGTTATAGCGTTGCTTCTGTCGATTTTTGTATCGTCTTGCGAAGACGGTTTTTTGAAGCAAGATCCGCAAACCAGTTTGTCGAGCGAACAGGTTTTTGAAAAACCAGAGAATGTGCAAGCTTTTGTTTATGGGCTGTACTATCAATGGCGTGCGACTCGTGTGAATCGGAAAGGTTTTTACACGATTTTAGGAACCGATGAGGCTCAGCAGGGTGAGTATCAGGTAAGGACAAATGCTATGCAGGCGGCGTTCGATAAATATGACGGATATTATGATTCTGAAAATACTTCTATTGCAGAGGCTTGGAATATTCGTTGGCCGGTGGCTGTGCAAGCAAGTGAGGGGTTATGGCATATCGATCGATTGTTGAAATCTGCTTCTGCCGATGAAGCCGAGCAGTATAAGGTGTTCTTGGGACAGATATCTTTTTATCGGGCATGTATTCTTTTTGAGTTGACTCAATATTGGGGCAAATTACCATTGCCCAATATCGTAGACGGCCAGAATCAGTTGGGGCCGCGCAAAGAATTGCAAGAAGTCTACAAGATGATTACAGATGATTTGAAGGTATCTCTTACTTACTTGTCGGAAAAAAGAGCGGCCGATGGACGTATCCCTACGATTTGGGCCGCAAAAATGTTGTTGGCGAAGGTATATATGTCGGCTCCTGTGGAGTCAGGATATAGAGATTTCGGTGAAGCGCAGATTTTGCTGGAAGATTTGAAAAGCAGAGGCGGATTTGTTCTTGAAAACAATTATGCCGATTTGTTCGATGCCAACAAAGTAATGGGAAATTTACCGTCTCAGGCCAGTACAGAAGAAATATTCACGTTTTATTTCAATAATGTATGGCCCGATTCTAACGAGGCTCAATGGTATGCAGGCACTCGTGCTTGTTCCGGAGATCCCAATTGCATGTATGGAGGATATGATTTTGTTTTACCGACTGATTATTGCGTGAATATATACGAGCCGGGAGACTTGAGAAAAGATGCCAGCATACGCTCCGATTTTATTTATAAGGGCAAACAGCCTGTTCCATCTGCTGGTTTTGGAGAAGACCAATTGAAGCCCCATTTCAAAAAGTTTGAAGATGTGCGTATCGATGGAACTAAGTCTTTTTATTATACGGGTGGAAATATGTACTACTTCCGTTATGCCGATGCGTTGTTGATGTTGGCCGAATGTATGAACGAGACAGGAAATACGTCAGGTGCTGTTACATTGGTGAATACGACTGTTCGCTCTCGTGCTTTCGGTGGAACGGTTCCGGCTCAATATGTTTGGGACACGGGTATGTCTGCCGAAGAATTCCGCACGAAAATACTCGATGAGCGTATGCGTGAACTCGCTTGCGAGGGTTGGCGGCGTATGGACCTTGTGAGGACCGGACATTTTGAAGAGTATGTAAAAGTGAGAAACCGTTGGCAGGCTTTGGCTCCGACTATTGGAACTCAACATCGCTTATTCCCTGTGCCTATGGTGGAAATAAAGCAAAACCCGCATTTGCAAGGTGATCAAAATCCTGGATTGAATTAA
- a CDS encoding SusC/RagA family TonB-linked outer membrane protein: MNRLKLCFITLLCVLPLFGSMAQSVKIEGSVRNSQTDELLPGVNVMVKGASIGAMTNIDGAFSITVQKGSVLEFSFIGYEKQEYGVKGNAKIQVELNPVGIAMDEVIVVGASMKKSDLTGSVARVTDKTLQQIPTADLNTALQGKVAGVFIQNSAKPGEAASIKIRGNNSIQYGTSPIYVIDGLLVDQGFEMLNPNDIATIDVLKDASATAIYGARGANGVVVITTKKGQKGKARVTYDGWYGSQSFSKEMPLINGSQLHDLRVEAYINEFNNTTNLPPARREKYIKDNFLSTTVPPNTIFTEDEMEAYLSGKTYNWLDAVTQNAYQQNHAVSFSGAGDKGSYFMSFNYNQQEGLMKNVSYERYTGKINLDQMVKPWLKVGTNTTFVYQVGHPVADDNTFPVALRADPLLPISGEYWYMKYGTEESQSNNNPIRDLNVVRDANQARLMSSNFININPIKGLDIRSTFSIDYMSKEDYTYYSTETTQSYKASADGQAKHRKDKMLNWQWDNTVSYKTLIKEKHRISAVLGANMSYYSQNWNSLDVKGFGNDFFSYKAIAGASKKEDFGVNSDFWTYSMASVFLRAGYVYDSRYYVTFTGRYDGSSKFGTNNKWGFFPSVSASWNITGEEFMQSQNVINNLRLRVGYGLAGNQNIPNYGYQTLYDVRATLGTSALINWGRYGNPDLRWEKQKQINVGLDYGMFNDRLSFTLDLFHIDNEDLLMTISKSPSSGYLDQLANVGTLRNRGIEFSINATPIRTKDWNWNIGFNISADRNKIIKLDGQAQEIYKLGGMSNNEIQTEGNLFVGESLNTIYMYLFDRIIQESDMDYVNSLELGSRTAQPGDILPLDRDHNGIINDKDRTVVGVKDPKFYGGIHTTVSWKGLELTLVGNYSYGAKKTSFLYNSLVTSDGRSAAHKDILNRWTPENTNTLIPRAYHAFSGFGYGSTSLCLQDASFFRLSSATLAYTFPRKLINKIYLDNLRIYFTGSNLFTATKYKGFDPETGDWYPNTRMYVVGLNISF, from the coding sequence ATGAACAGGTTGAAATTATGTTTTATCACTTTGCTTTGTGTCCTACCGTTGTTCGGTTCGATGGCACAAAGTGTAAAAATTGAGGGTTCGGTTCGAAATTCTCAAACAGATGAACTATTGCCGGGTGTTAATGTAATGGTAAAAGGAGCGTCTATCGGTGCAATGACAAATATCGACGGTGCGTTCTCTATTACCGTTCAAAAGGGTTCTGTGCTTGAATTTTCTTTTATCGGATATGAGAAACAGGAGTATGGGGTAAAAGGAAATGCCAAAATTCAAGTAGAATTGAACCCTGTGGGAATCGCGATGGACGAGGTAATCGTTGTAGGTGCTTCCATGAAGAAAAGCGATTTGACAGGATCGGTCGCTAGGGTGACCGATAAAACCTTACAACAGATCCCTACCGCCGATTTGAATACTGCATTGCAAGGGAAAGTTGCTGGTGTATTTATCCAGAATAGTGCAAAACCCGGAGAGGCTGCCAGCATTAAGATTCGGGGAAATAACTCGATACAGTATGGAACCTCTCCTATTTATGTCATAGACGGTTTGTTGGTCGATCAAGGGTTCGAGATGCTGAATCCCAATGATATAGCTACTATCGACGTATTGAAGGATGCTTCGGCGACTGCTATTTATGGAGCTCGCGGCGCAAATGGGGTTGTTGTAATTACCACTAAAAAAGGGCAAAAAGGTAAGGCTCGTGTTACTTATGACGGTTGGTATGGCTCGCAAAGTTTCAGCAAAGAGATGCCATTGATCAATGGCTCTCAATTGCATGACCTCCGCGTAGAGGCATATATCAATGAGTTTAATAATACGACTAATTTACCGCCTGCCCGACGAGAAAAATACATAAAGGATAATTTCTTATCGACAACGGTTCCACCTAATACGATTTTTACAGAAGATGAAATGGAGGCTTACTTGTCGGGAAAAACGTATAATTGGCTTGATGCGGTTACTCAAAATGCATATCAGCAAAATCATGCGGTAAGTTTTTCTGGAGCTGGTGATAAGGGTTCTTACTTCATGAGTTTTAACTATAATCAGCAAGAGGGCTTAATGAAAAATGTAAGCTATGAGCGTTACACAGGTAAAATCAATCTCGATCAGATGGTAAAGCCTTGGTTGAAGGTAGGAACTAATACAACCTTCGTTTATCAGGTGGGACATCCTGTTGCAGATGACAATACTTTTCCTGTGGCGCTTAGAGCAGATCCTCTGTTACCGATATCAGGTGAATATTGGTATATGAAATATGGCACAGAAGAGAGCCAGAGCAATAATAATCCTATCAGGGACTTGAATGTGGTCAGAGATGCGAATCAAGCTCGTCTTATGAGTTCTAACTTTATCAATATCAATCCAATAAAAGGACTTGATATACGTTCGACCTTTTCTATTGATTATATGAGTAAAGAAGACTATACCTACTATTCTACCGAAACGACACAGTCCTATAAAGCGTCAGCCGATGGGCAGGCTAAACATCGTAAGGATAAAATGTTGAATTGGCAGTGGGATAACACGGTTTCATACAAAACATTAATTAAAGAGAAGCATAGGATATCGGCTGTTTTGGGTGCTAATATGTCTTATTACAGTCAAAATTGGAATAGTCTTGATGTGAAGGGTTTTGGTAATGACTTTTTCTCATATAAGGCAATAGCCGGAGCTTCGAAGAAAGAGGATTTCGGCGTTAATTCAGATTTTTGGACTTACTCTATGGCTTCTGTATTCTTGCGTGCGGGATATGTATACGATAGTCGCTATTATGTCACGTTTACAGGTCGTTATGATGGTTCATCTAAATTCGGAACCAATAATAAATGGGGATTCTTCCCTTCGGTATCTGCTTCGTGGAATATTACAGGAGAGGAGTTCATGCAGTCGCAGAATGTCATTAATAACCTAAGACTTCGGGTAGGCTATGGTTTGGCTGGTAATCAAAATATTCCCAACTATGGTTACCAAACGCTTTATGATGTAAGAGCTACTCTTGGTACGAGTGCGTTGATTAACTGGGGACGGTATGGTAACCCCGATTTACGCTGGGAAAAGCAGAAACAAATTAATGTGGGATTGGACTATGGCATGTTTAACGATCGCTTGAGCTTTACGCTCGATTTATTTCATATTGATAACGAGGATTTGTTGATGACCATTAGTAAGTCGCCGTCTTCGGGATACCTTGATCAATTAGCCAATGTAGGCACGCTTCGGAATAGAGGTATTGAATTTTCGATAAATGCCACTCCTATTCGTACAAAGGACTGGAATTGGAATATCGGATTTAATATTTCTGCCGATCGCAATAAGATTATCAAATTGGACGGGCAGGCTCAGGAAATCTATAAATTAGGTGGTATGTCGAATAACGAGATACAGACCGAGGGTAACTTGTTTGTGGGTGAGTCGTTGAATACGATTTATATGTATCTGTTCGACCGGATTATACAGGAGTCGGATATGGATTATGTGAACTCTCTCGAATTGGGTTCTCGAACGGCACAACCCGGAGATATTTTGCCGTTGGATAGAGATCATAACGGCATTATTAATGATAAGGACCGTACGGTCGTGGGGGTTAAAGACCCTAAATTCTATGGTGGTATCCATACGACTGTAAGTTGGAAAGGTTTGGAATTGACGCTTGTCGGGAATTATTCGTATGGAGCCAAGAAAACGAGTTTCTTGTATAATTCATTGGTTACCAGTGATGGAAGAAGTGCAGCTCATAAAGATATATTGAATCGTTGGACACCGGAGAATACGAATACATTGATACCGAGAGCTTATCATGCGTTTAGCGGATTTGGGTACGGCAGTACGAGCCTATGTTTGCAAGATGCCTCGTTCTTCCGGTTAAGTTCGGCTACGTTGGCTTATACGTTCCCTCGTAAATTGATCAATAAGATTTACCTTGACAATCTTCGCATCTATTTTACGGGAAGTAATCTCTTTACTGCGACGAAATACAAAGGATTCGATCCTGAAACCGGGGATTGGTATCCCAATACGCGTATGTATGTTGTCGGTCTAAATATATCATTCTAA
- a CDS encoding alpha-galactosidase, whose amino-acid sequence MKTLRRQMLCYLLLCFAVTTYAEETISINTDNTSLIYKVDKDKKLRQVYFGSFLDAKEAEATQVTKAEAYPTFGTSYVNEAALRAVHGDGNTSTELYFEGVEQNKLSDDITQTIITLKDGYFPFTVKLCFKSYAQNDVIEQWSEISHTEKKPVTLYNYASSHLFFNEPSYHLTQFCGEWAMEMNMVETQLSRGVKNLESKLGVRSNQHSHPCFYLSLDGKAQEKAGRVVGGTLAWPGSYRLSFEVDHRENLHIISGINPYASQYILNPKEVFRTPALLYSYSSKGTGDISRRFHRWAKKYGIYRGDKTRTTLLNNWEATYFNFNEEVLSGIIKDAADMGFELFLLDDGWFANKYPRDNDKAGLGDWDCNKKKLPHGLGYLVNESKKKGIKFGIWLEPEMVNPKSELYEKHPDWVIGQPNRPLDLSRNQLILDLSNPKVQDFVFGVIDKTLSENPGIAYIKWDCNRFVTNSGSYFLSPEKQSHLWIGYVRGLFSVLDRVRAKYKDVSMMCCSGGGGRIDYGTLPYFDEFWISDNTDALDRIFIQWGTTQFFPSMALASHVSVVPNHITGRIVPLKFRFDVAMSAKLGMDLQPKDMTPEDKEFSKNAIKDYYSIRSIVQFGDLYRLLSPYENKRTAMMYVTEDQNDAVLFTYLLKKSINGNTQPLILEGLDPDKNYRVTELNKETKGYSWFTPLDGKVFSGDYLMKYGLRFTMYNEYDSKVIRITAE is encoded by the coding sequence ATGAAAACACTTAGAAGACAAATGCTGTGTTATTTGCTGCTTTGTTTTGCAGTAACAACTTATGCCGAGGAGACGATATCCATAAATACGGATAATACCTCGTTAATTTATAAAGTAGATAAGGATAAAAAACTGAGACAAGTCTATTTTGGATCTTTTTTAGATGCGAAAGAGGCAGAGGCAACACAGGTTACGAAAGCCGAGGCTTATCCTACCTTCGGAACCTCTTATGTCAATGAAGCGGCTTTACGTGCAGTGCATGGTGACGGAAATACTTCTACTGAACTCTATTTCGAGGGTGTGGAACAAAATAAATTGAGCGATGATATAACCCAAACGATTATTACGCTTAAAGATGGTTATTTCCCGTTCACGGTGAAACTTTGTTTCAAATCGTATGCTCAAAATGATGTGATAGAGCAATGGAGCGAAATCAGTCATACCGAGAAAAAGCCGGTGACACTTTATAACTATGCTTCATCACACTTGTTTTTCAACGAACCGTCTTATCATCTCACTCAATTCTGTGGTGAGTGGGCAATGGAGATGAACATGGTCGAGACTCAATTATCGAGAGGGGTGAAAAATCTTGAATCGAAATTGGGTGTGCGTTCCAATCAGCATTCGCATCCCTGTTTTTATCTTTCACTCGATGGTAAAGCTCAGGAAAAGGCAGGTCGGGTCGTAGGAGGAACATTGGCATGGCCGGGTAGCTATCGTCTTTCATTCGAAGTCGATCATCGTGAGAATTTACATATTATATCGGGAATTAATCCTTATGCTTCACAATATATACTTAATCCTAAGGAGGTGTTCAGAACTCCGGCTTTGCTGTATTCCTATTCGTCTAAGGGTACAGGAGACATTTCGAGACGTTTCCATCGATGGGCGAAAAAATATGGTATATATCGGGGCGATAAGACCAGAACTACTTTGTTGAATAATTGGGAAGCAACTTACTTCAATTTTAATGAAGAGGTTTTGAGTGGTATTATTAAGGATGCGGCAGACATGGGATTCGAACTTTTCTTGCTCGATGACGGGTGGTTTGCTAATAAATATCCTCGTGATAATGACAAAGCCGGTTTAGGTGACTGGGATTGTAACAAAAAGAAACTTCCCCATGGGTTGGGCTATTTGGTGAACGAGTCGAAGAAAAAAGGTATTAAATTCGGTATATGGCTCGAACCCGAAATGGTTAATCCCAAAAGTGAATTGTATGAAAAGCATCCCGATTGGGTAATCGGGCAACCGAATCGACCGCTCGATTTAAGTCGTAATCAGTTGATTCTCGATCTTTCTAATCCCAAAGTGCAAGATTTTGTTTTCGGGGTGATAGATAAAACGCTGAGCGAAAATCCCGGTATTGCCTATATCAAATGGGATTGTAATCGCTTTGTTACGAATTCGGGTTCTTATTTCTTATCCCCCGAGAAACAGTCTCATCTTTGGATCGGTTATGTGCGGGGATTATTCTCGGTTCTCGATAGGGTACGTGCCAAATATAAAGATGTTTCTATGATGTGCTGCTCTGGGGGAGGCGGTCGTATAGATTATGGGACTCTTCCCTATTTCGATGAGTTTTGGATTAGTGATAATACCGATGCCCTCGACCGTATTTTTATACAATGGGGGACTACTCAGTTCTTCCCTTCTATGGCACTAGCCAGTCACGTATCGGTTGTTCCCAATCACATCACAGGTCGTATCGTTCCCTTGAAGTTCCGTTTCGATGTGGCGATGTCTGCCAAATTGGGTATGGATTTGCAACCCAAAGATATGACCCCCGAGGATAAAGAGTTCTCGAAAAATGCGATTAAAGACTATTACAGTATCCGCTCAATTGTACAGTTCGGTGATTTGTATCGCCTACTTTCTCCATATGAGAATAAACGTACGGCTATGATGTATGTTACCGAAGACCAAAATGATGCTGTATTGTTCACATATCTTTTGAAGAAAAGTATCAACGGGAATACACAACCTTTGATTCTCGAAGGTCTTGACCCTGATAAAAATTATCGGGTAACGGAATTGAATAAAGAGACCAAAGGATATTCGTGGTTTACGCCGTTGGACGGAAAGGTATTTTCGGGCGACTATCTGATGAAATATGGCCTTCGCTTCACGATGTATAATGAATACGATAGTAAGGTGATACGCATTACGGCTGAATAA
- a CDS encoding sugar porter family MFS transporter, with amino-acid sequence MNAQYKKGFVYFICLVSAMGGLLFGYDWVVIGGAKPFYEPYFGITDDNTMRAVAMSVALLGCLVGAMIAGVLADKYGRKRLLIVAALVFFFSSLSTGMADYFVIFVISRFIGGIAIGLAADVSPMYIAEIAPRSVRGKLVSLNQLTTVLGILSAQIVNMLIAESVAPDATVADIAASWNGTMGWRWMFYAVCFPSFLFFVLVFFIPESPRWLIQKGNERQAMIALERIGNREYALAECAGYRESDAEAKKHGKGAVKQLFSKKMRLVLSIGLVIAVFQQWCGINVIFNYAQEIFQAAGYGVSDILMNIVVTGIANLIFTFVAIFTVEKLGRKKLVLIGSGGLLFIYSILAWCYFVHASGIFMIILVVCAIGLYAMSLGPIAWVLLSEIFPNAVRGVAMAVCTGALWVASFLLTYTFPFLNSGLGTGGTFLLYTFICLLGFLFTLKYIPETKGKSLEDLEKELVK; translated from the coding sequence ATGAATGCACAATATAAGAAAGGTTTTGTCTATTTTATATGCCTTGTATCCGCAATGGGCGGATTGTTATTCGGTTACGACTGGGTAGTAATAGGCGGGGCGAAGCCGTTTTATGAACCGTATTTTGGAATTACCGATGATAACACGATGCGGGCCGTGGCGATGAGTGTGGCTCTGCTGGGGTGTCTTGTAGGAGCTATGATAGCAGGGGTACTGGCCGATAAATATGGACGGAAACGTCTGTTGATAGTTGCGGCTTTGGTATTCTTTTTTTCTTCGCTAAGTACCGGCATGGCGGATTATTTTGTGATTTTTGTCATATCGCGTTTTATCGGAGGAATAGCTATTGGGCTCGCAGCCGATGTCTCTCCTATGTATATAGCCGAGATTGCACCGAGAAGTGTGAGGGGCAAGCTGGTTTCACTCAATCAGTTAACTACTGTGCTGGGGATATTGTCAGCTCAAATCGTCAATATGCTTATCGCAGAATCAGTCGCTCCTGATGCTACCGTAGCGGATATTGCAGCCTCTTGGAATGGAACAATGGGGTGGCGATGGATGTTTTATGCGGTCTGTTTTCCTTCGTTCCTCTTTTTTGTTTTAGTCTTTTTTATTCCTGAAAGCCCTCGTTGGCTGATTCAAAAAGGAAATGAGCGTCAGGCCATGATTGCATTGGAACGGATAGGCAATCGAGAATATGCATTGGCTGAGTGTGCCGGTTATCGCGAATCGGATGCAGAAGCGAAGAAACATGGTAAGGGAGCGGTCAAACAGCTATTTTCGAAAAAAATGCGTCTTGTGCTATCCATAGGGTTGGTTATTGCCGTATTTCAGCAATGGTGCGGAATCAATGTCATATTTAACTATGCACAAGAGATATTTCAAGCGGCAGGTTATGGTGTATCCGATATTTTGATGAATATCGTTGTTACAGGCATCGCCAATCTTATATTTACATTCGTGGCTATTTTTACGGTAGAGAAGCTCGGTCGTAAAAAATTGGTACTGATAGGCTCTGGCGGTTTATTATTTATTTATAGCATTCTGGCATGGTGTTATTTCGTTCATGCAAGCGGTATATTCATGATTATACTGGTTGTGTGTGCGATAGGATTGTATGCCATGTCATTAGGTCCTATTGCATGGGTGTTGCTTTCAGAGATATTTCCCAATGCCGTGCGTGGGGTTGCTATGGCGGTTTGTACAGGCGCGTTGTGGGTAGCTAGTTTCTTATTGACCTACACCTTCCCATTCCTCAATTCGGGATTAGGAACAGGGGGAACATTCCTGCTTTACACCTTTATTTGCCTATTGGGATTCCTCTTTACACTCAAATATATTCCCGAAACAAAGGGTAAATCACTTGAAGATCTTGAAAAAGAATTAGTTAAATAA